From the genome of Malus domestica chromosome 04, GDT2T_hap1, one region includes:
- the LOC103411965 gene encoding SPX domain-containing membrane protein At4g22990, giving the protein MVAFGKKLKERQVQEWQGYYINYKLMKKKVKHYSQQIKVGAIDRRHVLKDFSRMLDNQIETIVLFLLEQQGLLASRIAKLGEQHEALQQQRDLSKISELREAYRQVGSDLLKLLFFVEVNAIGLRKILKKFDKRFGYRFTDYYVKTRANHPYSQLQQVFKHVGIGAVVGAISRNLHELQDRQGSYLSIYDQPALPLQDPVIDSVKAAVDRLTNSTNFLNFLGQHALILQEDVLPAPVEEEVDDQRYHFMSLVLNLVNTFLYMVNTYIIVPTADDYSMSLGAAATVCGVVIGAMAVAQVFSSVYFSAWSNRSYFKPLVFSSIVLFAGNTLYALAYDLSSIWVLLIGRLFCGLGSARAVNRRYISDCVPLKIRMQASAAFVSASALGMACGPALAGLLQTNFKIYKLTFNQDTLPGWVMAIAWLLYLIWVCISFKEPAREDEVNPVQEGSNSGTAVNDALEKGLQQPLLISAEDKNEDEDGDQDIDESEEAPEESRQPATSIRSAYRLLTPSVKVQLLIYFMLKYAVEILISESSVVTTYYFSWNTSKVAIFLACLGLTVLPVNILVGSYISNMFEDRQILLVSEIVVCIGIVMSFHMFNPYSVIQYVSSGLIMFVSAEVLEGVNLSLLSRVMSSRLSRGTYNGGLLSTEAGTLARVVADATITLAGYLGESKLLNVTLLPSLVICITSIIATCYTYNSLY; this is encoded by the exons ATGGTTGCCTTTGGGAAAAAGCTGAAGGAAAGACAAGTACAAGAATGGCAGGG GTATTACATCAACTATAAACTTATGAAGAAAAAAGTGAAACACTATTCTCAACAAATTAAAGTTGGAGCAATAGACCGGAGGCACGTCCTAAAGGACTTTTCAAGAATGCTGGATAATCAG ATTGAGACTATCGTCCTTTTCCTTTTGGAACAACAAGGACTACTTGCAAGCAGGATAGCCAAGCTTGGAGAACAGCATGAAGCTCTTCAGCAGCAACGTGATCTATCCAAAATATCTGAACTACGAGAAGCTTATAGACAAGTGGGGAGTGATCTTCTAAAGCTTCTGTTTTTTGTTGAGGTGAATGCCATAGGTCTGCGTAAGATACTGAAGAAGTTCGATAAACGCTTTGGGTATAGATTTACTGACTACTACGTCAAAACTCGTGCGAATCATCCTTACTCACAGCTGCAGCAAGTGTTTAAGCATGTG GGCATAGGGGCTGTTGTAGGAGCTATATCTCGCAATCTTCATGAACTTCAGGACCGACAAGGAAGCTACTTATCAATATATGATCAGCCTGCTCTTCCCCTCCAG GATCCTGTCATTGACTCTGTAAAAGCAGCTGTGGACAGGTTAACCAATTCAACAAACTTTCTTAACTTTTTGGGACAACATGCACTTATTCTGCAAGAAGATGTGCTGCCTGCTCCAGTTGAGGAAGAAGTTGATGATCAGAGATACCACTTTATGTCACTTGTCTTAAACTTAGTGAACACGTTCCTTTACATGGTCAATACATATATTATTGTTCCTACAGCAGATGACTACTCGATGAGCCTTGGTGCTGCAGCAACAGTTTGTGGTGTTGTGATTGGAGCAATGGCTGTTGCACAGGTGTTTTCTTCAGTGTATTTTAGTGCATGGTCAAATCGATCATACTTCAAGCCTCTTGTATTTAGCAGTATTGTTCTTTTTGCGGGAAACACCCTGTATGCTCTGGCTTATGATCTTAGTTCGATATGGGTACTGTTGATTGGTCGTCTTTTCTGTGG GCTGGGTTCTGCAAGAGCTGTTAACAGGCGTTATATTAGTGATTGTGTACCTCTGAAAATCCGCATGCAGGCATCAGCAGCTTTTGTTAGTGCTAGTGCCCTTGGAATGGCATGTGGTCCTGCTCTTGCTGGCTTACTTCAAACTAATTTCAAGATTTACAAGCTTACATTCAATCAAGACACTTTGCCTGGTTGGGTTATGGCTATAGCTTGGCTACTATACTTGATATGGGTGTGCATCTCATTCAAAGAACCTGCTCGTGAAGATGAAGTGAATCCTGTACAAGAGGGATCTAATAGCG GAACAGCAGTAAATGATGCACTCGAGAAAGGTCTTCAACAACCATTACTCATTAGTGCTGAAGACAagaatgaagatgaagatggtgaCCAAGATAttgatgaaagtgaagaagcTCCTGAGGAATCTCGTCAACCAGCCACTTCAATTCGATCCGCATATCGACTACTTACACCCTCTGTAAAG GTTCAACTGTTGATATATTTCATGCTCAAGTATGCTGTGGAGATTTTAATTTCAGAATCTAGTGTTGTTACCACATACTACTTTAGCTGGAATACCAGCAAAGTCGCAATTTTTCTGGCATGTCTTGGATTAACCGTTCTTCCAGTAAATATTCTTGTTGGGAGCTACATCAGCAACATGTTTGAAGACAG GCAAATTTTACTAGTATCCGAAATAGTGGTTTGCATAGGCATAGTTATGAGCTTCCATATGTTTAATCCGTACTCGGTGATACAATACGTCAGCTCAGGGCTCATCATGTTTGTTTCAGCTGAAGTACTTGAAG GTGTCAACTTGTCACTTCTCTCTAGGGTCATGTCATCGAGGCTTTCCCGCGGAACATACAATGGTGGATTACTTTCAACAGAAGCTGGGACGCTCGCTCGAGTAGTAGCAGATGCCACCATAACTCTAGCCGGATACTTGGGGGAGAGTAAGCTCTTGAACGTCACCTTGCTTCCTTCCCTCGTGATCTGCATTACTTCCATTATTGCCACCTGCTACACGTACAACTCTCTCTATTGA